From one Triticum urartu cultivar G1812 chromosome 3, Tu2.1, whole genome shotgun sequence genomic stretch:
- the LOC125547083 gene encoding protein SRG1-like: MYANPDHYDPDGLSPTQRLFILTQPPSYRDLHLWPSRPSTFKNCLESYSVEVQRVAGELLGAMAENLGVRDHSDLTRLAASQSVRMNYYPPCPEAHVDRMLGLSPHSDAVGLTLLLQVSKVPGLQIRRKGGWVPVTPLPGALVVNVGDVIEVFTNGKYRSVEHRAVVNARHERMSIATFHSGKFGTMYGPLEEAVGDEEPRYRSVSVEEYVKLVVSSKLDGKNIMDAMKID, translated from the exons ATGTACGCAAACCCGGACCACTACGACCCCGATGGACTGTCGCCAACACAGCGCCTTT TTATTCTCACGCAGCCGCCCAGCTACCGCGATCTCCACCTCTGGCCGTCCCGCCCTTCCACCTTCAA GAATTGTTTGGAGAGCTACTCTGTTGAGGTGCAAAGAGTGGCAGGCGAGCTGCTGGGAGCCATGGCGGAGAACTTGGGCGTGAGAGACCATTCGGACTTGACAAGGCTCGCGGCGTCACAGTCAGTGAGGATGAACTACTACCCGCCTTGCCCGGAGGCACACGTGGACAGGATGCTGGGCCTGTCGCCGCACTCGGACGCCGTCGGGCTGACGCTGCTGCTGCAGGTCAGCAAGGTCCCCGGGCTGCAGATCAGGCGGAAAGGCGGCTGGGTCCCGGTCACACCGCTCCCCGGCGCCCTCGTCGTCAACGTCGGCGACGTGATTGAGGTGTTCACCAACGGGAAGTACAGGAGCGTGGAGCACAGGGCGGTGGTTAACGCACGCCACGAGCGGATGTCCATCGCGACGTTCCACAGCGGGAAGTTCGGCACCATGTACGGGCCGCTGGAGGAGGCCGTCGGAGACGAGGAGCCGCGGTACAGGAGTGTCAGCGTCGAGGAGTATGTGAAGCTCGTGGTCTCCAGCAAGCTCGACGGCAAGAACATCATGGACGCCATGAAGATCGATTGA